CCCTTTTTCTACTATATCACCTTCATGAACCAAAATTTTACTTATTGTTCCACCGTGCAAGTGCTGTACCAATTGGCGATTCTCACTAGGAACTATAGTACCATGTGCTATTACTGCGCTATCAATAGGTGCAAAACCACCCCAAACTAAGTAAAATAATACAAAACACCAAAGCAATGTACTACCAAATCTTACACCAGGTTGAATTTTTTGCTTTAGTCTTTTAACTTGGGGATCTTCTTCCTGTATTAACGCCATTAACTAACTCTGTTGTGATAATTGTTTAATAATTTTATTTCGTTCATCAAAAGCTAATATTTGGCCGTCTCTCACTATCATAATTTTATCAACCACATCTAAAATTGAGGGCCTATGTGAAATAATCATAGTAGTTATTTTTTCTTCTTTGATTTTAGAGATAGCTCTAAATAAAGCTTCTTCGCCAGATTTATCTAAATTGGCATTAGGTTCATCTAATACAATTAATTTAGGGGTGCCATAAAATGCGCGTGCTAATGCCACACGTTGCTTTTGCCCACCAGATAAAGACGTTCCCTCTATCCCAATTATGGTATCATAGCCATCCGGTAATTTGATAATCATATCGTGCACTTCTGCTATTTGTGCTGCTTTAATTACCAATTCGTCATCAATCTTTTTACTCATACGAGCAATATTTTCTTTAATAGTACCATTAAACAACTCAATATCTTGAGGAAGATACCCAATATAAGCTCCTAGCCCATAACCACTATCTGCATGTTGCCATTTATGCAAATCAATGCCATCAATGTTTATTTCTCCATGAGCCGCCTTCCATACTCCTACTAAAATTCGTGCTAAAGTAGATTTACCTGCGGCACTATCACCAATAATTCCTACCACTTCACCTGGGTTTACAGTAAAATTAATATTTTTAAGCACTTGCCTAGTAGTATTAGGATGAACATAAAAAAGGTTATTAACTTCTATTTTACCCTTAGGTTCAGGAAATTTAGTTTTTAATGATGAATATGGATTAAATTCCACAAAATTTTGTAGCTTTTGATAAGCTTTTCTGGAGATTATTACATTATTCCATGAAGCCACAATAGATTCAAAAGGAGCAAGAGCTCTACCCACCAAAATTGAACTTGCTATCATACCACCACTAGTCAACTCACCTTTTACTACAAGCAACCCACCAACACCGGTAACAGAGATTTGAATAATAAAGCGCATAAATTTGGTAATATTGCTAAAATATTGAGATTTATGTTGTGCATAGCTTTTCAGTTCATTGCCTTTATGGTTGCCTTTATGCCAAAAATTATACAAATCTTCCATCATACCCATGGCTACCACCACTTCAGAATTTCGGGCCACAATATCCATTTGCTGCATGTTTTTAATAAATCTTTCGTTAGCTTGCTCAAAATATTTTTTAGTAGAACGTTCAGAGT
This window of the Rickettsiales endosymbiont of Stachyamoeba lipophora genome carries:
- a CDS encoding type I secretion system permease/ATPase, with the protein product MFSIIFNKIKSNKNPDNLLDNLVRKLKVSFVYCVLYGFVYNLLMLAMSIYSLQVLDRVISSGSTDTLLMLTLVVVGSIMLMVMINFARSLIMQGMASWLDEQLNKQIFTRSVYLTVNNKSNLPSQLFRELENVKSFITGLSLPNLIDAPWAIIFIVILFVIHPINGWLAVLGAGILIGLAIYSERSTKKYFEQANERFIKNMQQMDIVARNSEVVVAMGMMEDLYNFWHKGNHKGNELKSYAQHKSQYFSNITKFMRFIIQISVTGVGGLLVVKGELTSGGMIASSILVGRALAPFESIVASWNNVIISRKAYQKLQNFVEFNPYSSLKTKFPEPKGKIEVNNLFYVHPNTTRQVLKNINFTVNPGEVVGIIGDSAAGKSTLARILVGVWKAAHGEINIDGIDLHKWQHADSGYGLGAYIGYLPQDIELFNGTIKENIARMSKKIDDELVIKAAQIAEVHDMIIKLPDGYDTIIGIEGTSLSGGQKQRVALARAFYGTPKLIVLDEPNANLDKSGEEALFRAISKIKEEKITTMIISHRPSILDVVDKIMIVRDGQILAFDERNKIIKQLSQQS